Sequence from the Parcubacteria group bacterium CG10_big_fil_rev_8_21_14_0_10_36_14 genome:
AAAAAGAAAAGCGGGACAAGGTCATTTTAATTCAAGAGAATCAAGCAAGACAACGCGTAAAAAACGCAGAGATGTTTCAATGTCTGAAACATTGAATAAAAATATAAAAGAATTAATGTAAAAAGGTGTCGGGTAATTAGGAGTTTAGTCCTGCATGGCGGGATAGCTTAGCCTACAACCTAAAACCTACAACCTAAAACTTAAATTATTATGCCAAGAGTAAAAAGAGGTAAAGCCCATGTAAAACGCAGAAGAAATATCTTACAAAAAGTTAAGGGTTTTAGAGGTGGAAGAAAAAATCTTATTAAACAAGCGAAGACAGCCGGAACAAAAGCCGGAGCTCACGCTTATCGTGACAGACGAGTTAAGAAAAGAGTTAACCGAGGCTTTCAACAGGTTCGTATCGGCGCAGCATTAAAGGAGCTTGGATGGAGCTACTCAAAGTTTATGGGAGCCCTAAAAAAATCCGGCTCAGTATTGG
This genomic interval carries:
- a CDS encoding 50S ribosomal protein L35 — its product is MGKLKTHKTVTKRFKVTKTGKVLKRKAGQGHFNSRESSKTTRKKRRDVSMSETLNKNIKELM
- the rplT gene encoding 50S ribosomal protein L20; translated protein: MPRVKRGKAHVKRRRNILQKVKGFRGGRKNLIKQAKTAGTKAGAHAYRDRRVKKRVNRGFQQVRIGAALKELGWSYSKFMGALKKSGSVLDRKVLSELASKEPETFKKIVEQIKQ